In the Anolis sagrei isolate rAnoSag1 chromosome 1, rAnoSag1.mat, whole genome shotgun sequence genome, gccatctgttgggacggctgtgatggtgtcttcctgcctggcagaatgggggttggactggatgtcctttggggagtccttccaactctagaattctgtaaagctatttctccatgaacctgCTATGtctaagaggctggatggccatctgttgggacagctgtgatggtgtcttcttgcctggcagaatgggggttggactggatgtcccttgggaatttcttccaactctagaattctgtaaacctatttctccatgaacctaTTATATctaagaggttggatggccatctgttgggacggctgtgattgtgtcttcctgcctggcagaatcggggttggactggatgtcctttggggattccttccaactctagaattctctaAACTTTTTTCTCCATGAACCTGTTAATAtctaagaggctggatggccatctgtcgagagggctttgatggtatcttcctgcctagcagtgtggggattggactggaaggtccttgtggtctctatgattctataattaattCTATTTTCTCCATTTATCTATCCTATATCTGCTGAACCAACTATCCTGtccgtctgtctatccatctctctctatcCTAGCCTATCCTACATCTCtctgcctttctctttctctctctccatccattaaTCCATCCTATTTTTCTATTTATCATCTTCTGCCTATCCTATCTctggctccctcttcctccctcccacctccctttttctttctctccatcctatctacctatccatcatCTTCTGTCTCTCCTAACCTATCCTATATCTccgtcttcctcttcctctctcatctccctctctccattcatccatcctatCCATCTTTAAATTGTTTATCtagtccatctgtccatccatccatctacagttgtccctccacctTTGGGGTTTTGACTTTTGGaaactctagagcaggcatgggccagcttgggtccttcaggtgttttggacttcaactcccacaattcctaacagccggtaggctgttaggaattgtgggagttgaagtccagaacacctggaggacccaaattggcccatgcctactctaggtcctccagagtccttctatggccaacttccaccAGGAGTTGACCATCAATCATGCTACAAAGACCTAGAGAAGTGGCATCTCTGAGAGTCTCTAGGTCCTGCAATGCAACTTATACCAGGGAACGACCATTGGAGGACCTGAagacatctagagcagtggttctcaacctggggtcccaaatgtttttggcctacaactcccagaaatcccagccagtttatcagctgttaggatttctgagagttgaaggccaaaaacatctggggaccccaggttgagaaccactgatctagagagatGTTGTGTGTAGGTATCTCTAGATCTCCCAGAGTGATTCAGTGTTTAGCTTCCAACAGAAGTTGACcagagagtcatgctggaagacgtaaacattcctagagagatgttacCTCAGGTCAAACAACACAAATGAGAAATGTCTCGATCTCTATCCAATCAATCTATATCTGTCtagtctttttctctctctgatctATCAATCATTTATCTatcttgcccttccttcctctcttccttatctttcttttccttcctttctttgcccaAGGAACTAGCAAAGTGCTTGCATTGTTTGGCACAGGGCAAAGGTATAGCTACAGGGCAGGAAAAATCAGGGCATTGGACCCCAAAAGCACATTCTGACACCCCAAAGTAATATTCCTCCTGTCTCcccatttctagcattgcaaagaACGGAAACTTAGAAATCTTTGGTTTGCAGAGTTGGCTTTCCTTTCCTCATTtggcctttttctttctttggaagTTGAAGTTTCTGCAATGTTAGAAGCCAGGAGGGTGAAGGAAATATTCATTTCAGGGCTGACAGAATGGAATCCTTGGGGGGCCATGCCCTCATtttaccccctccccaaattgctATACTATGGTACCGTTGATCTACATTTCTTTGTTATATTATCTTTTGTGTTTTCAAGAACTCTTTCTGTTCGTTACGTAGGTTACGTTCCTTTCTTTCTGGATTAAAAACAAACCTGAATGGTTTGGTGGCTTTTGCCACTTCTCATAATAATGTTGTTATTTTGCCTGAGATTAAAAGAGGTACCAACTTCTCTGTGTGTCCCATGTGCTTTTTTGTTCCCATCGTGGCTGACTTCCTACAGCACTGACAgttcatctatactgtagaattaacacagtttgataccactttcattcCCACGGCTCAATGttcagaggagattccatctgaacattaggaagaacttcctgactgtgagagccgttcagcagtggaactctctgccccggagtgtggtggaggctccttctttggaagcttttaagcagaggctggatggccatttgtcaggggtgatttgaatgcaatattcctgcttcttggcagggggttggactggatggcccatgaggtctcttccaactctttgattctatgattctatgattttgggaGTCCCTCTTCAGCAAGGGAGGCCAAAGAAAGACCCACGCTATGTGACACGATTTTCGTTCTTGGGTTTTAAATGtagtttcctaattggttccatcacataaaaaacatggaaaagtttattaaattttctgtattgtcgaaggctttcatggctggaatcactgggttgttgtaggttttttcgggctgtatgggcatgttctagaggcattctctcctgacatttcacctgcatctatggcaagcatcctcagaggtagtgaggtgtgttggaactaggaaagtgggtttatatatctgtggaatgaccagggtgggacgaaGAACTCTTGCCTTCCAAGTTGTTTCTGGCTTTGGATTAACATCTCCTCTATTTGCTCAAAGCGAAGGAAacctgcccaagagtgctggtgccttgtcaagatgtcatagcattgagcctcagcagttaaagtgatgtcagactaCATTAACTCTAAAGCAAACACCACATTTTTCAGGTAAATGAAATCACAGATACCGGTCATGTGTATATAGGGAGCCATACTGTGCtatgggtgcacctacactgtagaattcatgcagttcgataccactttaactgccatggctcaatagtatggaagcatgggagttgtagttttacaaggtctttagccttctctgctccagagtgttgGTGTCAGAATGTTGTGGCATTTGGTATCACTGTGACCACAtgctctttggccttctctgctccagagtgttgGTGTCAGAATGTTGTGGCATTTGGTATCACTGTGACCACATgttctttggccttctctgctccagagtgttgGTGTCAGAATGTTGTGGCATTTGGTATCACTGTGACAGCACATGTTGTGTACATGTGCATTTTGCTTGTGCATTCAGCTGCGCATTTTCCTGAGCACTGGATACAAATTTAGCTCTCAATTCAGTGCATATCTACACTCTAGAAATAATGCGGTCGGACACcaattgaactgccatggctcaatgctagggattCCTAGGAGTTGTACTTTAACAAGGTCttttcctctgccaaagagtgctcatgcctcaccaaactacaactcccatgataccacagcattgaaccatgacagttgaagtggcgtcaagctgcatgaattctacagtgaagatgcacagCTTTTGCAAGGATAGCTGCACCTTTTGCCTTGGATATCCGcatctttaaagtttggactaaaaccctgGAACGgattaggagcatagtgtctagatctagggaagtaatgctacccttctattccgctttggttagaccacacctggaatattgtgtccaattctgggcaccacaattgaagagagatattgacaagctggaatgtgtccagaggagggcgactaaaatgatcaagggtctggagaacaagccctatgaggagcagcttaaggagctgggcatgtttagcctgaagaagagaaggccgagaggagatatgatagccatgtataaatatgtgagaggaagccacagggaagagggagcaagcttgttttctgcttccttggagactaggacacggaacaatggcttcaaactacaagagaggagattccatctgaacatgaggaagaacttcctgactgtgagagctgttcagcagtggaactctctcccctggagtgtggtggaggctccttctttggaagctttttctgtcaggggtgctttgaatgcaatattcctgcttcttggcagaatggggttggactagatggcccacgaggtctcttccaactctaggattctatgattctatgattccttgtcCCTTTGGCATAGACTGCCAAGTGGGCAATCCCAACCAACTAATTCTAAACCATCAGCAGTTGGATTAATTGCTACTTTGGAACATACCATATGTTTATCAAAAGAATGAGACTCGAGTCCTAGGTAAagagagcatttttttaaaaccagacCTTTAATGTTTTTATTCCGTCGCTGTATCGAACAGGGAAATGGTCTGAGAACCCATTCTGCCATCAGCGGTCCAGCTCAAAGCCATCTCAGAGGGGAACAAGTTCAGCtcttggccatgctggttggggATGAGGGGCTATATCATCCAGGTTAAGGAAAGCATAGCTCAAGCACAAAGGGAACAAGCTGAAGGGTGGGATACGTAGCGTGTGGCTCAAATCGCCAAACACTGGAGAAGACCTTTCTTGTTTTGCATTCAAACTGAGTTGAAACTTGACCTCTCCTTGGGTAATATTGGGGAAACTTCTCGTTTCTTTCTTTAGGACTTTTGGAGCACATACACATCAGAGTCCAAACACAGGCCTTGCAAAATGTGAATGCCAAATgcttccaagggtgcatctacattgtagaatgaatgcggtttgacaccacttcaactgccctggttcagtgctgtagaatcctgggagttctctTCCTTAGAAACAACTGCATTAAGTGCAGAAAGGGGTTGTGTTTACCAAATATCTCTTTATACAAAccgggagaataataataattacgaCAATCATTCATTCTTGCCAGCAAAATGAAAGGTCCAAGGAGTGTCACAACCCCATGAAGACTCTGCAAGTTTTTGGGAGCAGCTGCAACtttattctgccccccccccccaaataaaatggTTCTGTATTTATGAAAAGTGGGATTTTTCTGGACCTGAAATTcggtttttgtgtgtttgtttgttttttgcacagAAGCACTGCATTTGTCACAAAAGAAGGTTGCCATCCAGCATAATCTCAATCTGCTATTGCCTTGCAGACTCCTGGAgggtttgaagcagaggctggatggccatctgttgagaaggtttagattgtgtcttcctgcatggcaggagacggttggactggaggacctataggaatctcttccaactcaagtaACATATAGATCAATTCAGAGTGGAATGGAATCTCCTCTAAATGTTTTGAAGCACAgcctggatgtccatctgttaggagggcttgtgCCTTTCTCCATGGTAGAATTGCATTGAACTAGATAgacttccagttctaggattctttgattctCTAAATCACGGTGCATGAGGTTAACCTAGAAAGCAATTCAAGTTCCCAATCTATATTAGAGTTTGTAAAAATCCAGTTAAATCGGAGTCATAAAATCCATCGGGAGATGTTTCTCCAGATTTGAAGTCCTCTTGGATCTGAACATGAGACTGGCCGCTCTTAGGAAGGTGAGAGCTGGATGCACATCTGTGATCTGGGCTGTAAAACTGACCACTCTTAGGAAAGTGAGCTGGATGTCCAGCAACAGCTTCAAGTCGTGACTTTTTTGGTGGTGGCTCCATGTTTGGCCTCGATCTCTTGGAAGATGGTGTTGGAGTGGCCACTCTAGATCATTCCTGCCAGGAAAGGGGGCAGGAAAAGGCCAATGGTTCCCAGCAAACAGACAATGACAAACATCCAGAGGAAGATGCGGTCGATCACCATTGCAACATACTTCCAGTCTTCTTTCACCTGCAAAACACGGGAGAAACCATTGAACAGGGCAATCAACCCACCGACATTCCTTGAAATGTCCACCTACTAcatttgtagaatgaatgcagtttcacaccacttgaactgccatggctcaaaaatGTGGAAGCCTGAaatctgtagttttacaaggtctttatggTTCTTGGCCAAAGAATGTTGGGCTCtcatcaaactacatctcccatgattacatagcattgagccatggcaattaaagtggtgtcaaactgcatttattctacagtgtagatgcatctgaaGAGACATAATGAATAGTCTCATCATTAATGTTTTTGGACACCAAGAAGACCCATTCCTCATTTTTCCCTCTTGAGTATTTGAATATAGTTGTATTGAAAGGTGTTGCTGCAGTCTGAGATGGTTGAGTGGGGCAAGAGTATGGACatggattatgatgatgatgaggatgatgccACCAAGTCAGGGTCTTGGTGAAAATTAAAACTTCAGCTGTATGCTGATCCACTTTACTGAACCTGATCAACTCCAGCTTGACAAGAGCTGACATCTCCCCATGGCCTGTATTTGCTTGCTGTACCTTGCCATTTATGTTTTGCTAGAAATGCTGCAACCACAGTATCATATTCCCAAGGCCAACAACCAGAAACGATGGCCACCTCCAGTGCCAGACCCTGAGAACATCCTCTTAAACAACAAGCAATCTACATTCATTGCTGGCCATAGACATTAGGAAATGGTGGCCACGTCTGCATTATATATTGCTCAAGAGCATTTCCCCATTATCTGTGTAACTTCGAAGTTCTATAAAATATAGACCTGTGGCAAAAACTCTACTTcagccaggccccttccacacagctgaataaaatcccacactatctgctttcaactgggatatatggcagtgtggactcagatattccagttcaaagctgtgattgtgggttattctgccttgatattctgggttatatggctgtgaggaagtAGGACTGAAAGCAGTGCTGGGCTTTCATGGATTTACCCATGAGTTTAGGGAGGAAGTctatagctcccccccccccccccatcctcacCCAAATTCTACCTTCTCATCCTTCATATGGCACCCGAAGCAAGGGAGAAGCCAGGCTAGGAAGACCCTTTGCTCATAAACTCCTGGAACCCTCATCATCACCGCAACACagtgccatcatcatcattacaacacagttccatcatcatcaccaccacaacagtcccatcatcatcaccaccaccaccacaccacagtcccatcatcatcataatcacaaCACAGTTCCATcaccatcactatcatcatcatcatcatcatcatcattatcatcaccaccaccgcAACGCAGTCCCATCATCATCCTCACCGCAACAcagtcccatcatcatcatcaccacaacacagtcccatcatcatcatcatcatcaccaccaccacaacacagTATCATCCTCACCGCAACAcagtcccatcatcatcatcatcatcatcatcatcatcatcatcatcaccgcaACAcagtcccatcatcatcatcatcatcaccaccatcaccaccacagcACAGTATCATCCTCACTGCAAcagttccatcatcatcatcaccacaacacagtcccatcatcatcatcaccacaacACAGTATCATCCTCACCGCAACACAGTCCCATCATCATCACTACAACACAGTCCCATCATCGCCATCATCGCCATCATCATCACTGCAATACagccccatcatcatcatcatcaccacccaGGTCAGCAAGTTCGTTATTTCTGACCCTTTGCAACTCACAGAAAAATCTGCATCCTCGGCCCGCAGGTGGTTGGCGATATAGTGTACCCCTTCCAAGGCCTTCAGGATCCCCGGAGAAAGCTGGAGTGCCGGCTCGGAAGTGGCCAAGTTCTCTGTTTTGGCAGCTGGGCGCTGGATGAGTTCAACGAAGCTCCTGCCCAAGTGCCGGGCACAGGTGTAGCGGTACTTGAGGCAGTGGTTGTGGCAAAGGCCTTGGAGGGGCAGCTGGCccctccgcctcctctcctctccgccctcctcttcctccccgtcCCACTTGTCATGCAGGTCTGCTTCCAGCCAGCACTGGGAGGTGCTCAGGTTGGCCGGAGGGACGTCATACTGACTGACGGCCTCCTCTCCGGCCACCTTCAACCCCGGGGCCACCAATGGCGGCCGTTTCATGAAGAGCCACCGAGGGACGAAATCCAAGAAGAAGTTGCGGACCCAGCGGGGCATCTTGTGTGTGCTGGGTGAGCGGTGGTGGACGTTGAGGACGAAGACGGTGATGACGATGGAGAGAGTGACGAAGATCATGGTGAAGAGCAGGTACTCGCCGATGAGCGGGATGACTAAGGAGGTGGACGGGATGATCTcggtgatgaggaggaggaagacggtGAGGGACAGCAGGACCGAGATGCAGAGGGTGATCTTCTCCCCACAGTCCGAGGGCAGGTAGAAGACCAGGACGGTCAGGCAGGAGATGAGGAGGCAAGGGATGATGAGGTTGATGGTGTAGAACAAGGGCAGGCGGCGGATGACAAAGCTGTAGGTGATGTCCGGGTAGATCTCGGTGCAGCAGTCGTACTTCTTGGTGTTGTAGGTGCCCACGGCATTGATGATGGCCCACTCTCCACTCTCCCAGTAGTCCTTCAGGTCCACTTGGTGCTCCATGCTCTCCAGGTCAATCTTGGCCTTGTCGTAGGTCCACGAGCCGAACTTCATCTTGCAGTTCTGCTGGTCGAAGGGGAAGAAGGTCACGTCGATGCTGCAGGAGCTCTTGTAGATGGCTGGCGGGACCCACTTGATGCTGCCATTGGAGAAGAGGTGAGCCTTGGTCATGTGCGTCACGGCAAACTCCCCATCGGCActggaaggaagaggaaacacTATTTGAACTAGGGGTGATTCACGGCTGTTGGAATATTTGGAAACCGGAGCAATACCACATTGAAACTCccttcatagagtcatagaatcaaagagttggaagagacctcatgggccatccagtccaaccccattctgccaagaagcaggaatattgcattcaaatcgcccctgacagatggccatccagcctctgtttaaaagcctccaaagaaggagcctccaccacactccggggcagagagttccactgctgaacggctctcacagtcaggaagttcttcctcatgttcagacctTCGATCAAGTGAGTTTCTGTATAAATGATTAGgggattcatagaatcctagagttgggagagaccaccaaggctatccagtccaattgaATTGTGCCAAGCAGGAAGATACAATTTGAGCCCTTccaatagatgaccatccagcttccacTTTAGAAACTCCCACCCTCAAACAGCTCTAACCACCTGGAAGTTCTTTGCAATgtttcagagcccttccacacagacatataacccagaatatcaaggcaggtaatctacaatatctgctttgaac is a window encoding:
- the CHRNA2 gene encoding neuronal acetylcholine receptor subunit alpha-2, with product MDPFRTFRIIVCYCFVLLPASVQSRTQTQAEERLFRYLFNAYNKWSRPVPSTSDVVIVRFGLSIAQLIDVDEKNQMMTTNVWLKQEWNDYKLRWNPLDFDNVTSIRVPSEMIWIPDIVLYNNADGEFAVTHMTKAHLFSNGSIKWVPPAIYKSSCSIDVTFFPFDQQNCKMKFGSWTYDKAKIDLESMEHQVDLKDYWESGEWAIINAVGTYNTKKYDCCTEIYPDITYSFVIRRLPLFYTINLIIPCLLISCLTVLVFYLPSDCGEKITLCISVLLSLTVFLLLITEIIPSTSLVIPLIGEYLLFTMIFVTLSIVITVFVLNVHHRSPSTHKMPRWVRNFFLDFVPRWLFMKRPPLVAPGLKVAGEEAVSQYDVPPANLSTSQCWLEADLHDKWDGEEEEGGEERRRRGQLPLQGLCHNHCLKYRYTCARHLGRSFVELIQRPAAKTENLATSEPALQLSPGILKALEGVHYIANHLRAEDADFSVKEDWKYVAMVIDRIFLWMFVIVCLLGTIGLFLPPFLAGMI